A window of Leptolyngbya sp. FACHB-261 genomic DNA:
AAATGGCTGCTGTCGCCAAGAATTCAATCTTGTTTCCTTATGTTCTTTCAATTCCAAAAACCGCTTCACTTGTTTTTTTAATTTGGCTATATACCTGTCAAACATCTCTTTGTCAACCAAGTTATATTTAGCCAGATTTATTATGTTGAAATATCCCTCAACTTGTAGTGAGCGAAGCTCAATCAGTGCATTTAGCCTTTCCTGTTGATTTTGCTGTGTAGGATCAAATCGCTCCAAGAAATCTCTTACCCTACTAAGATAAAAAATACCTCCCAGGGCAAAATCTATGCCAAAGAGTTCTGACTGGTTACGAAGTTTCTGATAGCTATCATCAACATCATTTTTAGTTCTCTCAGAGTGTTTCTTTAAATCCTCAACGTCCGACCGGCCGTTATTGATAGACATTAGTGTAGTCTCAATATTGTTCAGACGAACTACCGCTTGAGCTTCAATCGTGGCTACAAGCATAGTTATTAAACCTTTCTCTTTTCTCTTCACCTCCCTCTGTTTTTCCTGCTTTGTCATTGTTTGCCCCAGCGCAAAAGTTGCTACTGGCAGAATCAGCCTAAATATCTCCACTTGTTGACTGACCTGATAGGAAGAGAGATACGTAAATAAGAAAGGAGATGCTAAAAAGAATACTGAGGCTATAAAAACCCCTTTCTCGTCGTTGATTTTAGAATTGAGGTACTCGAAGCCGCCAAGCCTGTAAATCAGCCATCCACCTGAAATAGTAAGACCAAGGACAGCAGAGAAAGGGATGTTGTTGATGTAATCCACAGGATTGTCTATCCAGTAATTTACAGCCGTAATTCTAATTCATTTAAAACTAATCCACTGTAAGAACAGGGCTCAGAGATTTTTAGAAAAGGATTTTCTGACTTTTCTCAATCTCTCCCCTCATCAGCATCATTCATACACTCCAGGGCACAGTTGCGGCATAGGCAGTTCCCATCTGAGAAACAGATCTGGAGTGGTGAGTGTGTCCTGAGTGGTGAGCATGATTGGATCATCAGCGGAGCGGCAAATTGCGACTGCATGGGATTAAGCAGAGAGCAATAATTGCCGAGCAGACAAAAAACCAACTCGGAGCTCTCCCATTGCAAGCAAATCGATCAGAACTGTGGATGCAACGGATTGGGTAGCCCAATGATCATTGCATCCTTGCCATATATCCAGTTGTGTTCGACTTGTGGTCTCTAGCTCTCACAAATATCGTCCAGTGACTCTGAGAGCGTGGCAGTTAGAGCAAACCGCTCCGCATTCACTTCCAACACAGCGCTCACTTGGTCAGCAACATCCTCAGGCGTCATTTCCTTCAATACACGGCGCTCAGGAAAGAAAGCAGGGCAACCTAAATGGTGAGTAATAGCCGCTCGAACACAAGTAGCAATCACCCCTTGCAACTCTGCCCGTCCTCGCTGGCGTTGGTACTTCGCCCCTTCGTGGGTCGTTGCATATAGCGGCTGTAGGCGATTGAGCGCATAAGCAACAACCTCGCCGATGTCTATATTCAGTTGCCAGTCCGCTTCAAAAGCATCGGCCTGTGCCATCGTCTCCATCAGCACCAGCTCCTCCATGACATTGATGTACTGCTTACGGGGCAAGGTTCGGACTTCGCCAGTCCGCAATGCCGCTTGTAAGCGGTCCAGCGCAAGGTAATCCCCAATACTGGGTATAGTGTCACTCTCACAGAGATGATTGATCTCAAACTCCATGCTGGGAGTCAGGCAGTGGTTGCAAAACGCTTGCTCAACAATTTCCTCGATAGTCATGGGGAGATGAACCGTGCAGTGAAGCGTGTACAAAGTTGAGACTTCAGCCAACCTGCTCCACAGAAGGGGCGGTGCGAGAACTCGTCTCCTGTTCGAGAATGCCCAGTTTGGCGGAGAGACTCACGCGAGAAATCATAGCGAATAGAAATAGCCGCCTGCTCATTAGTCAGACGGCTATTCCTACACAGTTATCCCCTCACCCGAAATGCACCAATTAGAGATTGAGACAAGAATCTAAAAGTGCATTCAGGTTACATAGATTACACTTCTAAAAATCGTGTTCCAAAATCGCAAGGCCGCGCCGGTAAAGCTCACGAGCATATTCGGTCCAGATACCCTGCCCCCAATAGCGAAAGCAACTGGTTTGACTAAGCAGCAGATACAGCAAGGCGTTGCGGTAGCGAGGTTCTTGGGTGTCAGCCTGGACTTTCCTGTGAAATAAAGCACTGAGTTGGTTCATTGGCGTGAGCACATTTTCGTAACCCTTCACCCAACTGCGGTCATTCGTCCAGGAGGCCCCATCTAGATGAAAATTAGAATCCGATTGACGCAATTGCTCAATCGCTTGCTCAAGCCGCTCCGGTGTCGGAGGTTGATCACCGAGCTGTGCCCAAATCCGGTGTTGTCCCACTGCTTGACAGGGCGGAAATTGATTGGGGTCGCAACCGGCAGCTTCAATCAACTCCAGATATTCGCCACCGTTGAGACCAATCACCCCTTCTGGACCAATCTGTTCCCAAGCCTGGAAAAAAGCACTGGGAAACTCATTCATCATCACCCCGCCATTTTCGCCATCCCCGATCTGGCTGACTAAAGGCGGAATTTCAACTCCAGCTAGCTCCTGCCGCGCTAAAGTTTTCGCTTCGTAATAGGGCTGCATTTGCCCCACCAGTTTCGTATCCGACCCCTGAGTTTTAATCAAGGCGGTAATGCTAACTTCCTCGCCCTGGGAGTTACGAGCAATTAAACGATGAGGCAGATGCTTGTGGTCAATTGGTCCACCCTGCAACATTTCCACTGAATGTTCTTGCACCAAAAGCCAACGGTAACCACAATCGCGGAGCGCTTTAACAAACTCGTAGAGTGTATCCGGGTGGTTGGGCAAATGCATTTCAGGTGGGGAGAAACCACGCACGCGGCTCAGTGCTTCCCAACCAAACAGCGACGCAAAATGATGTTGCCAGGCGCGAATGTGCAGTTTGAGATCGGGAATTGGGGTTGAGGGCACTACGGTATGGCTCCACATCGTGCCCAGCCACTCAACACAAGGCCAGTAAGCTGGGTCGGTGGTGATTCGCCGCAAATTATCGAGCAGTTCAGGTCCTAACCGCCCAGAATCGGTCATTTGTTGCAACCCCCAGAGCAGATTGCCTGAGTAATCCAACATCACGCGGGGCTGTCGACCTGAATGCACCAGTTTTGGGATGAACTCCCCCATGCGGCCATAGCACCAGGCAAACGGACCAGCATTATGGTTATCCCCCTCGCCCGGGTGCTCAAACATATGTTGCAGGTTGCTAATCAGTTCTCCCTGCGCGCCAGCCGGGATCGTGGGCTGATGCATGTGAAGCGCAATGGCGAACGCCGCCTGCACTTGCTCTAGCCGGACGGGTGTGCGCTCCAGAAACACCGGAGCCGTGGAGCTCATGACTTCAACAACACGGTCCTCCCAGCCGCAAATATTGGGCAGACCTTCGATCAGCACCGGCAAATCTGAGGGTTGGGTCGACGTTGGGGAAAAGGCAGTCATTAGGCAACCTCAAGCGAATGCAGAGCGATTGCCCTTAGCCTACTCTGTTGCTGCCTTTATAAAGTTTTGATGAAGCTGTTAGTGACACCGTACTTCCACTGAGGTCCTGATTCAGGATGGACGGGTTGTACATTGCCTCCCACAGGAGCATCAAAGCGTGTTTTTAAAGCAATTCTTAACAGCAACAGCCGGAGCAACAGTTACGCTCAGCGCAGTTCTAGGTATGGCGGCAGCTGCCTCAGCCCATACTTTCAGCAATTTGTATGTGTTTGGGGACAGCCTCTCTGACGTAGGTCAGCTCTTTAATGCCACTGGCGGACTATTCCCGCCTAGCCCTTTCTACAACAACGGTCGCTTTTCTAATGGTCCAGTCTGGGTAGAGTATTTGGCTCCTCAGTTGGGGCTCGGCGTCGATCTGAATAACGACTTTGCTCTTGGCGGTGCAACGACAGGAACTAATAACGCCCTCGACGGCCTCATCGATCCGACTGGCACTTTAAACTTGCCGGGCTTACAACAACAAATTGGTTCTTTCACAACAACCCGTCCAGCCGCAGATCCCAACGCGCTTTATATTGTGTGGGCTGGCGCAAATGACTATTTGGGTGGGGGCATCACTAACCCTGCTGAACCCGTTAGCAACCTTGCGCAGGCCATTACTACCTTGGCGGGGGCGGGGGCTAGAACAATTCTGGTGCCCAACTTACCAAGTTTGGGGGCTTTGCCCAACTCGCAAAACCCAGCCGGTCTCAATGCCCTGAGTGAAGCCCACAATACGGGTCTAGCCCTGACACTCAATGGCTTGAGTCAGACCCTACCTCAGGTTGACCTAATTCCTCTGGATATTAATAGCCTCTTCCAGCAAGCCATTGCTAACCCTAGCCAGTTTGGTTTCACCAATGTGACTGCCCCCTGTCTGTTGAATCTAACCTGTACGAATCCAGATGAATTCCTATTCTGGGATACTCTGCATCCGACAACAGCAGGGCATGAGATTGTGGCTAATTTTGCCTTTGACATATTGAAAGCCGATGAGCCTAAACCCCCGACTTCTGTTCCTGAGGCCACACCTATTTTGGGTCTGCTTGTTTTAGGAGGCTTGGGTGCAAGTTCAGCATTCAGACGCAAAATGACTAAAGACACTTCAACTTTTTAAGTTAGACTTCTCTAACTTCGTTAGTGCTCAGAACGAACTGAGTGCCTGAAGCGTCAAAAACCTTTGAACAGAACGATTCAAACAGCCCAAGCTGCTCATCCAGCCTGGGCTGTTTAGTTTTGGGCCGTTAGCTATGAGCAATTTCCTGGTGTCGCTACTTTGTTAGCACCTATCCATAGATAGTTGAGGCAAGCTAGCAACCAGAATTATTCCTCAGCCGGAACTATCAGACTGCAACTTCGCGAGATCCTCAGCAAAATTGCAGGTCGATGCAAGTCTTGAGGTGTTAACCCGTAAATCTACTGAAGCTATGGCGCTGTCAACCTTCTATGGTGCAGACGTTAGAGTAAACACCGGAAGCGTGCTGAAGGACAAGAAAGACTGAGGTAAGGCAGTTACCAAGGCTTTGTCGATGTAGGCTCAACAGAACTGTTAATAGTGATGAATTTCGATAGGAACCAGGAAATCGACACCGAGAGCAATAGTACCCTCACCGTCAAAGCTCCGCTTGATCCAGCGCTGCTCCAACATTACCAATCCTGCATGATCGGAGCAGCTGTGTTTGACCTGAGCGGTTTGCCCAAGGAGTATTTCACATCGACGAACGGTGCTACGAGCACTACAACGACTTGGGTTCAGACCACCTTTCAAGCCCTGGGGCTACGGTCGTTGCTCTCTTCTTCCTTGCAGGTCGATGGTTTTCGCCATGCTGTCATTCAGGGGGAGGGCTACTCGGCCCTAGTCGTGAAGCAGAGCGGGCGCTACATTGCGCTGCTCACCAACCAGCAGGACATCATGAGCCTGGGCGAGTCGTTTATCCAGTGGGCCCGTCAGTTCGAACCGGCTGAACTACGCGCTAATCCTCGTTTCCGCGTCACTTGAGGCAGACCCTCAGAGACGCACATCACTTCTACAGGCCTAGATCCACCGCGACCCGATGGGCACAGGCAAAACCAGAAAAAGCCACAGCATTCAGCCCCTGCCCTGGAAAGGTCGAATCTCCCACACAGTAGAGATGAGGAACGGCAGTGCGATTGAACGGCATAGTCAGTAGGCCTGGCAGCTTGCGAGCGGGGATTGGACCATAGGTGCCATTGCGACGCCCTAAAAAGCGCCGATGAGTGCGAGGCGTACCGACCTCCTGGAAGTCAATTGCTGCCTCCAGACCTGGAAAGATCGCCTCTAGTCGTTGAATCAGGCGAGTGGCAGCCGCTGCCTTGGCCTGTTCATACTGGCTGGACGATAATCCTTGCCACTCACTCAGCCAACTAGGGGTGAAGGCATGAATGATGTGATGTCCAGGCGGCGCTAGGCTCGGGTCCAGGAGGGTTGGAATCGACACGAAGATGGTGCCTTGCTCAGCCTCTATGTGTTGCCAGTCTTCCAGCATGATGTGGTGACACTCGGTGCCCCTAGGCAAGAGATCCGCTTTCACCCCCAAGTGCAGGCTCAAGAAGCTGGGAGACTGACGGTAGCGCTGCTGCCAACGGCGCTCCCGAGTTGGGAGGTTAGCAGCCGGTAGCAGCTTTTCAAAGGTGTCCCAGCGCGTGGCATTAGAGACGACCCGACGCGCCTGCAAAGTTTCGCCGGTTGCCAACTTCACACCAACGGCCCGGCCTTGCTCAGTTAAAACCTGGGTGACTCTGGCACCGTACCGGATCTCACTTCCAGCCTTCTCCAGACCGGTCGTGAGGGCTTCGGCAATCCGACCAACGCCCCCCTTGGGGTAGTTGATGCCGCCGTAGTGCCGGTCTGAGAAAACCATGCCAGCGTTGATCATCGGCGTCATGTCTGCGGGTACAACCGACCAGCAGTAGCACTCCATGTCGATGAACTTGAGCAGTGCCGGGTCAGAAATATGCCGTCGCGCCACATCGCCAACGTTCTGAGGCAGGTACTTCACCAAGCCCAGACAAGATAGGGGGCGCTGAAAAAAGACGCGGGTCAGGTAGCGAGGCTCTTCCAACGACAGCAACTCCATCGAGTTCAGGCAGTTGAAGACTTGCCAGCACTCATCGTAGAAGCGCCGAATGCCCTGCCGCTCATGGGGAAAGCGTGCAGATAGCTCCTGCAAGAACTTCTCATAGTCCCGATGCACTTTGAGATCCAGACTGTCTGGCAGGTGGTAGTGAATCTGCACGGGGTCTGGGATGGTCTCCAAGCTCATACCCACGCTGCTCAAGGCCCGCGTGAGCAAGTTGGTTGTGCCCTGGCTGCCAAAACCAAAGATCATCGAGGCTCCGACATCAAAGCGGTAGCCCTCTCGTTCAAAAAAACCCGCACTGCCGCCCGGAATCAGGTAGCGCTCGAGAACCAGTACCCGTGCCCCTTTGGCTGCCAATTGAGTTGCCGTCACTAGGCCGCCGATCCCAGAGCCAATGACGATGACATCTGCATCCATTACGAACTTATATGAAGTGCCTGCTCAAAGCTCAGTGTACTGAAAATGGCGTCTCGCAATTGCTCAATGCTGTCGGCCCAATAGTTCGGTGAAGCGCTGGCCAATTGCTCTCGCGAATGCACACCCCAGGTCACCGCGCAGGATCGTACGCCACCGGCCTGGGCCATCTCCAGGTCAAAGGTGGTATCGCCGATCAATAGCGCCGCTTCAGCTGGCAGACCGAACTGGGCCAGCGCCCGCTCCACTGACTCTGGATGCGGTTTGTAGTGGGTGAGAACATCGGGTGAAAAAATTGCACCGAAATAATGACGCCACGCTAAGTGCTCCAGAATGAGCTCAATGCTGCCGCCACGCTTGCTAGAGGCAATCACCATCCTCAAACCGGCCGCTTCTACCTCAGCCAGCAGGGCACCCATACCGGGGATTGGCTGAGTTTGCTCCAAGACATTAGCGTTATAAACCTCTCGGTAGTAGGCCACGATTGCTGGGATGCGCTCATAATCGCCTTCATCCAGTAGCAGTCGTAGCTGATCGGTTAGGGGAATGCCGATTAGGTTCCGCCACTGCTCAATCATGGTTTCGGGGAACCCCATTGCCCGCACAGTCTGGGCAATGGCGGCGACAATACCAGCTTCGCTATCGACGAGAGTGCCGTCAAAGTCAAAAATCAACAGGCGGGTTTGCGTCATAGGGTCAAGATAGGCGAGAGTGAGCTAGGGCTATGTGGATGGCATTCCAAAATTTTCCTGGCATGATAGTCCTACCAGATGTTTGTCCTCAGTCATCGACTGTGGCAGGAGGCCGCTTTTTGAAGCCAAAGCCAGAATTTTGAGAAAAACGCGCGTAAATCACAGCCACGAATGAGCACGAGGAGGGGGTGCATATTATTAGGCTTTTAGCGATTCCTCAGCCCAGTCAGCGTTTGGTAACCGGCTTGCTAAAGAGGGAAAAACCTCAGTTGGAAGCTCTTTTCCTGTTTGATTGCGACCGCACCCAGGCAGAATCATGTTCATCCTGAAACGGCAGGATGTTGAGATCTCAACGATTTCCCATCCTCAGAAGGCGCAGCAGATCCCCATTCTCCACTATCAGGGCCAAACCTTTCGCCTGCTTAGTGTGTTCACAGGTGCCCAGAAAGATGAGGCACTGGCCTTCTGGCGTGACCTGACCGAAAATCGGGGTAAAGCTTGTGTCTTGCTGGAGGAGCCTGAGCGCTATAGCGTTTGGGGCAAGGTTCGATTGGACGAACTCCAGAGCAAAGCCGGGGGGCAAGGCGTACTTGCAGTTAAAGAAGCGAAGGCCAATCCACTCTGGGTTCAAACCTGCCTGCTCTTGTTACAGGGAGTTTACCTGGAGGTTGAAGATTTCCTAGGTGGACGTCAGGCACGTCTGTTTCAGCATGACCTCAATGAAGTTTTTGATCAGTGGAATTTTCCCCAAACCGACACGCCTGAGCGGATCGAGCAACTGCTCTCAATGGATCCGCTGGCGACGTTGCAACTCCCGCCCTGGGACGAGCAATTGCTGAACGTGCTGATCGCCGAGTTGCACCGCCTAGGCCATACCTATTTCGGCAACTCTTCGTTTGCCGTGCGCGTGCTTGAGGCGCTGGATGCGATACCATCTTCTGAAAGATCTCAAGCCCTCGCTTGGCTTCGCAGCACGCCCAAAGGCAAGCTCTGGCAGTAAGTTGGTCACGAGCAGATTCGTCTCCACTTTGCCAGTTAAATTGCCAGTCTAAAGTTGGGTAATTGCTCCGAACCAGTGATGCTTAGGAACTGGAGATTCGGGTTGCTATTGGGGTGCTGAAGCTGTGCTCAGGGATAAGCCGAAGTCGGGCAGTTCTGCTGGTTTACCATTGGCCCCAGTCATTGCGGTGGGTCTAGGCTGGTTTGTCTTGGCCCTAATGTTCTTTTTGCTCTTTGGGACGCCTAGTGTACCGGAAGTCGATCCAGCCACAGAGCAACTAATTCTGACGCCTGAGACAGGAAAAGCAACTCTGGGCTTTCCGCTTTGGTATACCGTCGGCACCTATATTTTCGAGTTGGCAGCGTTGTTTGCCGCTTCACTACTGTGCTTCCGCAATTATCAAAGCCCTCAAGTTGTTAGTGGCCGCAGTGTCTGGTTGTGTTTTGCGCTGGGGCTGTTACTCTACTTTTTAGGCGACTTAGTCTTTGGCTATTACGAAGTTGTGCTTCGGTCCGAGCAGTCCGTTTCGATTGCCGACTTTTTCTACTTCGGCACCTACGCCCTGCTAGGAGTGGGCATGATCTTGGCAATTGCCAGTCGTCGATTAACGCTCGACCTCTGGCAGTGGGTACTAGTAGCTGTGGTTGGTTTGTTAGGTGCCCTGTTTGCTTTGTGGGTGAATCATGCTGCGGCCATGGCAAACCCGAGCGCACCGCTATTAGACCGTCTGGTTACTGCAGCCTATCCACTGTTTGATACAGCTCTGCTAATTATCACGACCATTCTGCTGTTGGCTTTCTGGGGCGGACGCTTTGCCCAAGCTTGGCGGTTGATTGCAGGCGGTGTATTGGCGCTGTATGTCGCTGATTCCTACTACCAATATGCGTCGAACGCTTTCAAGGATTATCAAAGCGGTAGTCTAACTGAAGTGTTTTTTGTGCTGTTTCCGGTCTTATTTGCCATTGGAGCAGCAGTGGAATACGAATTATCGAATAAATCTCGTCGGGGAATCCGCAGACGATAGGGAATTGTTTGCCTCTCAATCCTAGAATTGAGAGGTATCAAACTGTTTTCGCCTCATGGCCCGCAGCAAGCTGACCGATGCCGATCGAGCTGAGATCCTTCGCCTTTATCGCCAGAGCGAAGAAACCACAGCAACTCTAGCCGAGCGCTACGGCGTTAGCGGTAGTACAGTCAGTCGTATTCTCAAAGACGGCTTACCAGCACGTGAGTACAACAACCTGATTAGTCGCAAGCGAGCGAGTCGTCCAACTGCCGCAGAGGACGCTCCAGGCGAAAGTGATGAGCAGGGAGCTAACCAACTCTCAGTTCTGTCTATCCCTGAAGCAGCGCTGGAAACTACTGATGCCGATTTGGCTGAAGACACCGAAGAAGATGAGGTCGCTGGCACTGACCCTGACACTGAAGTTGGCGCTCTGATCGCTGAACTGGCTGCCGAGCTCGCGTCAGATCTCGCATCCGATCGTGAGAGGTCTGACCCTCAGGAGACTGTCGCCGAAGAACTAGACACTGAAGAACCAGACACCGAAGAACTAGACACTGAAGAACTGGATACAGACCAATCCGAGGCCGCCATCCTCGAAGTTAGCGAGCCAGTCCCTGCACCTGAACCTCCGACCCCAGTTCTTTCTGTAGCTCGCCCAATTCTCAAATCGGTGCCAGCGCCTAGCAAAGTGGCGGACTTGGAGCCTAAATTACCCACAGCTGATACCCGCCTACTCAACGATGAGTTTGGCGCAGGCGGTGACTTAGAAGACGACCTGGACAGCCCAGACTTTGAGGACGACGACGAGGACGACGAGGACAAAGACCTGGACGAGGGCGAGGAAGCTGAAACCGCTGGATCAAGCCTACGCTTGCATTCCGAGCAGGGAGAGCCGATCCGCATTCTGCCCCTCGAGAGCGCTCAATTTCCTCGAGTCTGCTACATCGCTGTGGACCGGCGCACCTCAGAGCTAGTCACTCGTCCCCTCAGGGACTTTGGCGATTTGGGCCAATTCCCGCCAGATGAGGTGCAAGAAAAAACGTTGCCAGTGTTTGACAACCATCGGGTTGCCAGCCGCTTCTCTAATCGCGCGCAACGCGTGATCAAGTTCCCTGGCAACCTCCTAGCGAAGACCCACGCCTATCTTCAAGCAAAAGGCATTACTCGCCTGCTGATTGATGGTCGGGTTTACGCTCTGGACTTGCAGCCTTAACAGCGGTTTCTAGAGGAGTTTGAGCAGGTAGGGCTGACGCTGGCTCAAGACTGGGTAGAGGAGGCATCGCCAACTGGGCGGGTTGTGCCAGAGGATCAACCTGCTCCTGCAGGTCATTGGTGGTTGACACCAGCGTGCTGAGGCCATTGACCAGCTGACGCAGATTAGTGCGGAATTGTGGGTCTCCCGTCAGTTCGTCTAGATCGGCAGTAATCTTCTGGGCGTTTTGGAAGGTGGCACGGGCAGAATCGAGCGTTTCCCGCAGGGACGCCACCGTAGTCGGATTACCAGCCTGATCAGACAGACTACGCACACTGACTGCTGCCGCTGCTGCGTTGGTGGAGAGAGCCTCCAAATTGCGCACAAACTCACCGTTTTCGGCTAAAGGCCGGAGCGATGCCACTACCACACGCACATCAGCCGAGGTCGCAGCCAGACTGTCCAGCGTACGGGCAATGCTGGAGCGATTGGTGGCGAGGATGCCATTAACATTCTCCGCGGTATTACCGAGGCGATCTGCAGCTCGGCTCACAGAACCTGCCAGCACATCCACGTTATCTAAGCGCTTCTCGGTGGATTTAGAGAGCTGGTTCAGGCTCTTACTGAGCTGAGAGACACTGCTAGCCGCTTCACCAATGTTTTGAGTGGTGACGTTGATGTTTTCCAGAATGCGGGCATTGCTCAGGCGCTCGGCCAGCTCACCATACATGCTCAGAATTTGGTCAAAGCTCACCCCCGTCTCACCGCTCAAAACAGCGTTGTTACAGATGATCACATCTGAGTCACAGGTAGGAGAAGCAGGGCCATTAACGTTGTTGTCGGGAACTCTAGCCAGAGGTGTGATGTCAACAGTGGTTTCGCTGACTAAGCCTGACTGGTTAGAGGAAATCTGGGACCGGCGGGGAATGAGCAGATCGTCGCGGTTGACCTCGACCAGTACGCTCACACCGTTGGGACCCGGTTCAACTTGCTTGACCTGCCCAATGTTTACGCCTCGAAAACGCACAGGAGCACCACGCCGCAGTCCACTGGCTGTTTCGAATTGCACCGTGAACTGAAAGCTATTGGCCCCAGGTTGAAAACCGCGCAGCCAGAGAATAATGCCCCCAAACAAACCGATCCCCAGGAGGATCAAAAGACCCAGGGTTCCTTCGCGCCTGAGCACCTGTGCATTCATCTTGTTCTCTCCGGTTACCGATCAGCACTTTCAAGAGTCTACAGGGCCGACTCAGCCTCCCGATCGCGCACGTGGATCGGTCCGTCTAAACTGCCCTGGAAGAATTGGTGGACGTAGGGATCATCAGTAGTATCAATTTCATCAACCCCGCCATCCCAACGCACTTTACCGCCGTAGAGCAGCACCACCCGGTCAGCTGTACGGCGAATAGTGCTCTCTTGGTGGGTAACAATCACGTAAGTCTCACAGACTTTTTGAGCGAACTGCAATTCGCGAATTAGGTCTTCAATAACGGTAGAAGCGATCGGGTCAAGACCCGCTGTGGGCTCGTCATAGAGCAGGATCTGAGGGTCATCGGAGGGATCAGTCGGATCCTCCATAATGGCGCGGGCAAAGCTGACACGCTTACGCATACCGCCAGACAACTGAGCTGGATAGCGGTCCTCAATGCCCTTAAGGCCCACCCGCTCTAATTTGTCCGCCACAATCTTCTGAATCTCTCGCCGGGACAGGTTCGAATGCTCGTACAGATAGAAGCCGACATTTTCACCCACCGTGAGCGAGTCAAACAGGGC
This region includes:
- a CDS encoding ABC transporter ATP-binding protein, producing MPESSRKPIIELRNVHKRFGSSVILDDVSLKVYQGEALAVIGPSGTGKSTILRIIAGLLQPDQGSLLIDGKPIRQRQQIRIGMVFQNAALFDSLTVGENVGFYLYEHSNLSRREIQKIVADKLERVGLKGIEDRYPAQLSGGMRKRVSFARAIMEDPTDPSDDPQILLYDEPTAGLDPIASTVIEDLIRELQFAQKVCETYVIVTHQESTIRRTADRVVLLYGGKVRWDGGVDEIDTTDDPYVHQFFQGSLDGPIHVRDREAESAL